One region of Leishmania panamensis strain MHOM/PA/94/PSC-1 chromosome 28 sequence genomic DNA includes:
- a CDS encoding vacuolar ATP synthase subunit b, putative (TriTrypDB/GeneDB-style sysID: LpmP.28.2570): MGHEEERVRVLSKQELLAAHIKELNESYSVKPHLEYTTIRAVSGPLVILEDVREPTFAEIVNIELADGSARRGQVLEVDGTKAVVQVFEGTSGIDVIRSKCEFTGRVMELGVSEDMLGRIFNGSGIPIDNGPPVLPEQYLDVEGIPINPRARVYPEEMIQTGISSIDVMTSISRGQKIPLFSGAGLPHNEIAAQIVRQSGLVKREGKTEDFCVVFAAMGVNQETARFFRTEFEQNGSMEKTVLFLNLANDPTIERIITPRLALTTAEYLAYDCGKHVLVILTDMSSYADALREVSAAREEVPGRRGFPGYMYTDLAHIYERAGRVLGRAGSITQIPILSMPNDDITHPIPDLTGYITEGQIYVDRQLHNRQLYPPINILPSLSRLMKNAIGEGMTRKDHGGVSNQMYAAYAISRDILAMKAVVGEEALSCEDLLYLEFLDKFEHKFICQGFYETRDIFQSLDLCWDLLRTFPKSMLNKIDIKTRDEFYDRHSGRK; encoded by the coding sequence ATGGGCCACGAAGAGGAGCGCGTTCGCGTGCTGTCGAAGCAGGAGTTGCTCGCCGCACACATCAAGGAGCTCAACGAGAGCTACTCGGTGAAGCCGCATCTCGAGTACACGACCATTCGTGCCGTCAGCGGTCCCCTCGTCATTCTGGAGGATGTGCGTGAGCCGACCTTTGCTGAGATTGTCAACATCGAGCTGgctgacggcagcgcccGTCGTGGCCAGGTGCTCGAGGTGGATGGCACCAAGGCCGTCGTGCAGGTCTTCGAGGGCACATCCGGCATCGATGTCATACGCTCTAAGTGTGAGTTTACCGGCCGAGTCATGGAGCTCGGTGTAAGCGAGGACATGCTGGGTCGCATCTTCAACGGCTCCGGCATCCCGATCGATAACGGtccgccggtgctgccggagCAGTACCTCGATGTCGAGGGCATTCCGATTAACCCGCGTGCCCGTGTCTACCCGGAGGAGATGATCCAGACGGGTATCTCGTCCATCGACGTCATGACTTCCATCTCGCGCGGTCAGAAGATTCCGCTCTTCTCCGGCGCTGGTCTTCCGCACAATGAGATTGCCGCACAGATCGTGCGCCAGTCCGGTCTCGTAAAGCGCGAGGGCAAGACCGAGGACTTCTGCGTCGTCTTCGCCGCCATGGGTGTGAACCAGGAGACGGCCCGCTTTTTCCGCACGGAGTTTGAGCAGAACGGCTCGATGGAGAAGACCGTCCTCTTCCTGAACCTCGCGAACGACCCGACAATTGAGCGCATCATTACGCCACGCCTGGccctcaccaccgccgagtACCTTGCGTACGACTGCGGTAAGCACGTGCTCGTCATTCTGACCGACATGTCCTCGTACGCTGATGCCCTGCGTGAAGTGTCCGCCGCCCGTGAGGAGGTGcccggccgccgcggcttccCTGGATACATGTATACAGACCTGGCGCACATCTACGAGCGTGCGGGCCGCGTACTGGGCCGTGCAGGCTCCATCACCCAAATCCCAATTCTGTCCATGCCGAATGATGATATCACCCACCCCATTCCAGATCTCACCGGGTACATTACGGAAGGTCAGATCTACGTGGACCGCCAGCTGCACAACCGCCAGCTGTACCCGCCGATCAACATtctgccgtcgctgtcccGTCTGATGAAGAACGCCATTGGCGAGGGTATGACCCGCAAGGATCACGGTGGCGTGAGCAACCAGATGTACGCCGCCTACGCCATTAGCCGCGATATTCTCGCCATGAAGGCTGTCGTCGGCGAGGAGGCATTGAGTTGCGAGGATCTGCTGTACCTCGAGTTTCTCGACAAGTTCGAGCACAAGTTCATCTGCCAGGGCTTCTACGAGACGCGCGATATCTTCCAGAGCCTCGACCTGTGCTGGGATCTGCTGCGCACCTTCCCCAAGAGCATGCTGAACAAGATCGACATCAAGACCCGTGACGAGTTCTATGACCGCCACTCAGGTCGAAAGTAA
- a CDS encoding hypothetical protein (TriTrypDB/GeneDB-style sysID: LpmP.28.2580): protein MSSDTAASCLLDIVVFAGGDSLDLMPLTAVEQKTMLRICNRPLIWYSITPWIEAGFRSFFLCVNEDYATLRAYLSRAFDGVDFHYILVPSNVGDHPSTTCDAVKAYLKYKEALRLGEEDTLAQTSGGALNCEDTVINVEGSGCHFPQVASLHETQLYRGASESRNHGGCANPINRDPLKLERMNSAGLPRDALLLSCDTILVDVDVASFVERHYASLASVTAMLYRPLCKRGGGGSGGDHKVRHRHGKDGGIASVNAAEASYTHGLSCVAYEEADALASMALGATSNTPTFSCSRRLPSGALSQLQRASASLSTHSPCEARTMAADLGHVHHHRMHYLNPLEGKPEVRITMAFAARRPDMTFAADVVDAHAYLMNRWVLEFIAESAGVADMTVRKDILPLLARSQHTTVNTSERAFATPAEKLKVNVPHHWLSEGAGISAQSLNAACGLALPEVADSLRVFCSIYEEDPDKACRVYRMNTRDNYRALNDDIISAKCSQLHLEEPLLNAGGAAGSGGAGGGGTGVVNRFTLPSLLPHGGAHPGHYGGTGGAAHGDSSKPAPSAGAMALATLLPDNPITLRERVDDQQVYIVGSFIDSVPPPNVFVTRSVIGAHVTLEPGARITDSILMGNVEVGAKAVVLNSVIGTGAVVNAGCRVVGTTVGPRCVVEENASDTIIE, encoded by the coding sequence ATGTCGTCCGACACTGCTGCGTCCTGTCTGCTGGACATCGTCGTCTTCGCCGGTGGCGACTCGCTGGATCTAATGCCACTGACTGCCGTGGAGCAGAAGACGATGTTGCGCATCTGCAACCGCCCCCTGATTTGGTACTCCATCACGCCGTGGATCGAGGCAGGCTTTCGCAGCTTCTTCTTGTGTGTCAACGAGGACTACGCAACGCTGCGAGCGTACCTCTCTCGCGCCTTTGACGGGGTTGACTTCCACTATATACTTGTCCCCTCCAACGTGGGCGATCACCCATCCACAACGTGCGACGCTGTCAAGGCGTACCTCAAGTacaaggaggcgctgcggcttggcgaggaggacactCTCGCTCAGACCTCCGGTGGTGCTCTGAATTGCGAGGACACCGTGATAAACGTGGAGGGAAGCGGCTGTCACTTTCCTCAGGTGGCTTCACTGCATGAGACCCAGCTGTACCGCGGCGCCAGTGAAAGCCGAAACcacggcggctgcgccaaCCCCATTAATCGAGACCCGCTGAAGCTTGAGCGCATGAACAGCGCCGGACTCCCCCGCGACGCTCTGCTACTGAGCTGCGATACCATCCTCGTCGACGTTGATGTGGCGAGCTTTGTAGAGCGGCACTATGCTTCTCTAGCGTCCGTGACAGCAATGCTGTATCGCCCTTTGTgcaagcgcggcggcggcggcagtggtggtgatcACAAGGTCCGCCACCGACATGGGAAAGACGGTGGTATCGCGTCAGTCAATGCCGCCGAGGCGTCGTACACCCACGGGCTGTCATGCGTTGCCTACGAGGAAGCAGATGCGCTTGCCTCCATGGCACTTGGTGCGACCTCTAACACACCGACCTTCTCATGTAGCCGTCGTTTACCGAGTGGAGCGCtatcgcagctgcagcgcgcatcTGCCAGCCTGAGTACACATTCACCCTGCGAGGCACGCACTATGGCTGCCGATCTCGGTCAcgtccatcaccaccgcaTGCACTACCTTAACCCACTGGAGGGCAAGCCGGAGGTGCGTATCACCATGGCGTTCGCAGCGCGCCGTCCCGACATGACGTTCGCCGCTGATGTCGTCGACGCGCACGCGTACCTGATGAACCGTTGGGTGCTCGAGTTCATTGCGGAGTCCGCAGGGGTTGCTGACATGACCGTGCGCAAAGACATTCTGCCCCTGTTGGCACGTAGCCAACACACCACCGTCAACACTTCTGAGAGGGCGTTTGCGACGCCggcggagaagctgaaggtgAACGTGCCGCATCACTGGCTCAGTGAGGGCGCGGGGATCTCTGCGCAGTCACTAAACGCCGCGTGTGGGCTTGCGCTTCCGGAGGTGGCGGACTCGCTGCGTGTGTTCTGCAGCATCTACGAGGAGGACCCCGACAAGGCGTGCCGTGTCTATCGAATGAACACCCGCGACAACTACCGCGCACTGAACGACGACATCATTTCTGCCAAGTGCTCTCAGCTTCACCTAGAGGAGCCACTGCTGAACGCCGGGGGTGCTGCGGGGTctggtggtgcaggcggcggcggcaccggtgtAGTGAATCGCTTCACGCTCCCATCCTTGCTTCcccacggcggcgcgcaccCTGGTCACTACGGTGGTACTGGGGGCGCAGCCCATGGCGACAGCAGTAAACCGGCACCGTCCGCTGGCGCTATGGCCCTTGCCACGCTGCTTCCCGACAACCCCATCACACTGCGGGAGAGGGTTGACGACCAGCAGGTGTACATTGTCGGCAGCTTTATCGACTCCGTACCGCCACCCAACGTGTTTGTGACGCGCAGCGTGATTGGCGCGCACGTCACGCTGGAGCCCGGCGCTCGCATCACGGACAGCATCCTCATGGGCAATGTTGAGGTGGGCGCGAAGGCGGTCGTGCTAAACAGTGTCatcggcaccggcgccgtaGTGAATGCCGGATGTCGTGTTGTCGGTACCACTGTTGGACCCCGCTGCGTCGTCGAGGAGAACGCGAGTGACACGATCATTGAGTGA
- a CDS encoding hypothetical protein (TriTrypDB/GeneDB-style sysID: LpmP.28.2590) codes for MNAGVLACAHRVVNHVCAVVSAVVTRELSIDDMQCSAAAKETALAANDAPTAARRELHFSAVGHSMGGLILRAALPFLIDRIEGTYGEQSLGFAVHWDVFCTLATPHLGVKNMMSNTKMFLGQHIGCYLSTAIADLFCKSSVVSADLVSRDSLAAWARFKRRVLLSVVNDETVLMHSSSFVMPLHILKRVGAPLPTAEADLTDACSKTNAGTHHRQADCSALHLARLGIMCASSLEELRGNGVLLTEISPDLWPPGVLPEERALAEHILRDVGPLELHVVDFRPRLARLTSRDASHGRHGGDVALKPGIVARGMMMLGVNRFSHSALLCKWPFSYPSLFGFVLEYVASDLILTPLSSAVPAPTPQEALQHRSATSSGSPTVADSGEGMASAAEIASPAL; via the coding sequence ATGAATGCCGGCGTGTTGGCCTGTGCACATCGCGTCGTCAATCATGTCTGTGCCGTTGTCTCTGCAGTGGTGACCAGGGAGCTCAGTATCGATGATATGCagtgctctgctgcagctaaGGAGACCGCTCTCGCTGCGAACGATGCGCCAACGGCAGCGAGGCGTGAGCTGCATTTCAGCGCTGTGGGCCACTCGATGGGCGGCCTCATTCTGCGCGCCGCACTGCCCTTTCTGATAGACAGGATTGAAGGGACCTACGGGGAGCAGTCGCTGGGGTTCGCGGTGCACTGGGATGTCTTCTGCACCTTAGCGACACCGCACCTTGGCGTGAAAAACATGATGTCCAATACCAAAATGTTCCTGGGCCAGCACATCGGGTGTTACCTCTCGACAGCAATCGCCGATCTGTTCTGCAAGAGCAGCGTCGTGTCTGCGGACTTGGTTTCACGCGACAGCCTTGCGGCCTGGGCTCGCTTTAAGCGGcgagtgctgctgagcgTTGTAAACGACGAAACAGTACtgatgcacagcagcagcttcgtgATGCCCTTGCACATCTTGAAGCGTGTCGGTGCGCCGCTTCCTACGGCAGAAGCGGACCTCACCGACGCGTGCTCCAAGACCAACGCGGGGACTCACCATCGGCAGGCTGACTGCAGTGCTCTTCACCTTGCTCGCCTTGGCATCATGTGTGCGTCATCGcttgaggagctgcgcggcaACGGTGTGCTTCTCACGGAGATCTCGCCTGACCTGTGGCCGCCCGGGGTTCTCCCGGAGGAGCGCGCACTGGCGGAGCACATCCTGCGGGATGTGGGGCCGCTGGAGCTGCATGTTGTCGACTTCCGCCCGCGGTTGGCGCGTCTTACATCGAGGGATGCCTCTCATGGGAGGCACGGCGGTGATGTCGCACTCAAGCCTGGCATCGTGGCGAGGGGTATGATGATGCTGGGGGTTAACCGCTTTAGTCACTCGGCCCTTCTGTGCAAGTGGCCTTTTTCatacccctccctctttggGTTTGTTTTGGAGTATGTCGCCTCAGACTTGATTTTGACGCCGCTTAGCAGCGCTGTGCCTGCGCCGACACCGCAGGAGGCGCTCCAGCACAGGAGTGCGACTTCCAGCGGTAGCCCCACGGTAGCCGACAGTGGCGAGGGCATGGCGAGTGCCGCTGAGATCGCTTCGCCGGCTCTGTAA